A single Nocardioides bizhenqiangii DNA region contains:
- a CDS encoding ABC transporter ATP-binding protein yields MRLEIKGLTKKFGSFTANDRIDLVVEPGEIHCLLGENGAGKSTLMNMLYGLLTPTEGEILLDGKPVSFDGPGDALAAGVGMVHQHFMLVPVFTVTENVMLGHEQTYGPGVLNRRAARKQVQDLSDRYRLHVNPDALIEDIPVGVQQRVEIIKALASHAKILILDEPTAVLTPQEIDELMAIMRELKAQGTSIIFITHKLREVKAIGDRISVIRRGKVVGTAEPSASEAELAEMMVGRSVSLVVDKEPATPGAPVLKADGITVIDPRGHVVVKDVSFEARAGEVLGIAGVQGNGQTELIKSLLGLVRPDAGRIELDGKDISRHGPRQSLEDGIGYIPEDRSHDGFVGAFSVRENLVLDLYRSDEFSKGPALRLDTIAANAKHRIDEFDIRTESAESPVASLSGGNQQKVVVAREFSRPLKVLIASQPTRGVDVGSIEFIHKRIISERDKGTAVVIVSTELEEIYALADRIAVMYDGRIVATVTPDIPREQLGLLMAGAVPEGTEVAS; encoded by the coding sequence ATGCGCCTCGAGATCAAGGGCCTGACCAAGAAGTTCGGCTCGTTCACCGCCAACGACCGCATCGACCTGGTGGTCGAGCCGGGCGAGATCCATTGCCTCCTCGGCGAGAACGGCGCCGGCAAGTCGACGCTGATGAACATGCTCTACGGCCTGCTCACGCCGACCGAGGGCGAGATCCTCCTCGACGGCAAGCCGGTCAGCTTCGACGGACCGGGCGACGCCCTCGCTGCCGGCGTCGGCATGGTCCACCAGCACTTCATGCTGGTCCCCGTCTTCACGGTGACCGAGAACGTCATGCTCGGCCACGAGCAGACCTACGGGCCCGGCGTCCTCAACCGCCGCGCCGCCCGCAAGCAGGTGCAGGACCTGTCTGACCGCTACCGGCTCCACGTGAACCCGGACGCGCTGATCGAGGACATCCCGGTCGGCGTGCAGCAGCGCGTCGAGATCATCAAGGCCCTGGCCAGCCACGCCAAGATCCTGATCCTCGACGAGCCCACCGCGGTCCTGACACCGCAGGAGATCGACGAGCTGATGGCGATCATGCGCGAGCTCAAGGCGCAGGGCACCTCGATCATCTTCATCACCCACAAGCTCCGCGAGGTCAAGGCGATCGGCGACCGGATCAGCGTGATCCGGCGCGGCAAGGTCGTCGGCACCGCCGAGCCGTCCGCCAGCGAGGCCGAGCTGGCCGAGATGATGGTCGGCCGCAGCGTCTCGCTCGTCGTCGACAAGGAACCGGCCACGCCGGGGGCCCCGGTGCTGAAGGCCGACGGCATCACCGTGATCGACCCCCGGGGCCACGTCGTCGTCAAGGACGTGTCGTTCGAGGCGCGGGCGGGCGAGGTGCTCGGCATCGCCGGGGTCCAGGGCAACGGACAGACCGAGCTGATCAAGTCCCTGCTCGGGCTGGTCCGGCCGGACGCTGGCCGGATCGAGCTCGACGGCAAGGACATCAGCCGGCACGGTCCTCGGCAGAGCCTCGAGGACGGCATCGGCTACATCCCCGAGGACCGCTCGCACGACGGGTTCGTCGGTGCGTTCAGCGTCCGCGAGAACCTTGTGCTCGACCTCTACCGGTCGGACGAGTTCTCCAAGGGGCCGGCACTCAGGCTCGACACGATCGCCGCGAACGCGAAGCACCGGATCGACGAGTTCGACATCCGCACCGAGTCGGCGGAGTCGCCGGTGGCCTCGCTCTCCGGCGGCAACCAACAGAAGGTCGTCGTGGCGCGGGAGTTCTCCCGTCCGCTGAAGGTGCTGATCGCCTCGCAGCCGACGCGCGGCGTGGACGTCGGTTCCATCGAGTTCATCCACAAGCGGATCATCTCCGAGCGCGACAAGGGCACCGCGGTGGTCATCGTGTCGACCGAGCTCGAGGAGATCTACGCGCTGGCCGACCGGATCGCGGTGATGTACGACGGTCGGATCGTGGCGACCGTGACACCCGACATCCCGCGCGAGCAGCTCGGCCTGCTGATGGCGGGTGCCGTTCCCGAGGGGACGGAGGTGGCGTCATGA
- a CDS encoding BMP family lipoprotein, whose amino-acid sequence MAAIAALALTACGDREDDGDGDSSASDTPTSTESSPTEDAEQFPDFKACMVSDSGGFDDKSFNQTSHDGMEAAAENYGVQTAEAESSDPSQFADNIDSLVNQDCNQITTVGFLLGDATRAAAKANPDVDFAIVDYEFLHPETFEPNPPPNAKGLTFDTGQPSFLAGYLAAAKSETGVVGTFGGLNIPTVTIFMTGFAQGVEHYNTENDADVKVLGWDPENPDAGSFTNDFEDKTAGQSLAEEMIGQGADVIFPVAGPAGLGGLQAAQDNEVWGIWVDTDGCVSAAEYCDSLLTSVVKGMDVAVEKAILDSASGSFNNEVYRGTLEDGGVSLAPYGPNADVDDELAAEIEELKQQIISGEITVG is encoded by the coding sequence GTGGCTGCCATCGCGGCTCTCGCCTTGACGGCATGCGGTGACAGGGAAGACGACGGCGACGGCGACAGCAGCGCCAGCGACACGCCGACCTCGACCGAGAGCTCCCCGACCGAGGACGCTGAGCAGTTCCCCGATTTCAAGGCGTGCATGGTGTCCGACTCGGGCGGCTTCGACGACAAGTCGTTCAACCAGACCTCGCACGACGGCATGGAGGCCGCCGCTGAGAACTACGGCGTGCAGACTGCCGAGGCCGAGTCCAGCGACCCCTCGCAGTTCGCGGACAACATCGACTCGCTCGTCAACCAGGACTGCAACCAGATCACCACGGTCGGGTTCCTCCTCGGTGACGCGACCCGGGCCGCCGCGAAGGCCAACCCGGACGTCGACTTCGCGATCGTCGACTACGAATTCCTCCACCCGGAGACCTTCGAGCCGAACCCGCCGCCGAACGCCAAGGGTCTGACCTTCGACACCGGCCAGCCGTCGTTCCTCGCCGGCTACCTCGCCGCGGCGAAGTCGGAGACCGGCGTGGTCGGCACCTTCGGTGGCCTCAACATCCCGACCGTGACCATCTTCATGACCGGCTTCGCGCAGGGTGTCGAGCACTACAACACGGAGAACGACGCTGACGTCAAGGTCCTTGGTTGGGACCCGGAGAACCCCGACGCCGGTTCGTTCACCAACGACTTCGAGGACAAGACCGCCGGCCAGTCCCTGGCCGAGGAGATGATCGGGCAGGGCGCCGACGTCATCTTCCCGGTTGCCGGCCCCGCCGGCCTCGGTGGCCTGCAGGCCGCCCAGGACAACGAGGTGTGGGGCATCTGGGTCGACACCGACGGCTGCGTCTCGGCCGCCGAGTACTGCGACTCGCTCCTCACGTCGGTCGTCAAGGGCATGGACGTCGCGGTGGAGAAGGCGATCCTCGACTCCGCGAGCGGCAGCTTCAACAACGAGGTCTACCGCGGCACGCTGGAGGACGGCGGCGTCAGCCTCGCGCCGTACGGCCCGAACGCCGACGTGGACGACGAGCTCGCTGCCGAGATCGAGGAACTCAAGCAGCAGATCATCAGCGGTGAGATCACCGTCGGCTGA
- a CDS encoding amidohydrolase yields MPTTPDPSAADSVERVINHVVEKHAEDLIDLRRDLHRHPELSWEERRTTDRVVEILEHIGWRVTPSQRSGALAEIGEGERVVALRADLDALPVHDLTPDPWASTVPGVAHACGHDVHTAALVGAAHALAEAHGRGQLAGRVRLLFQPAEEVMPGGAVHLLNHGALDEVERIFALHAEPAVDVGTIGVRTGAITSAADRIEVRVEGTGGHTSRPHLTGDLTFALAKITSELPAVLSRRMDPRAGVSVVWGMLRAGSAPNVIPDQGLAAGTVRILDSVAWAGVEAVVREAVLDIVRPYGVTAAVDYLQGVPPVFNDTTSARIINRSVDAVLGTHHRTEVPQSLGGEDFGWYLSGVPGAMFRLGTRTPGGATYDLHQGDLRVDEQAVGVGARVLAAVAARTLNG; encoded by the coding sequence ATGCCCACGACCCCCGACCCGAGTGCCGCCGACTCCGTCGAGCGGGTGATCAACCACGTCGTCGAGAAGCACGCCGAAGACCTCATCGACCTGCGCCGCGACCTGCACCGCCACCCCGAGCTCTCGTGGGAGGAGCGTCGTACGACGGACCGGGTGGTCGAGATCCTCGAGCACATCGGCTGGCGGGTGACCCCCTCGCAGCGCAGCGGGGCGCTGGCCGAGATCGGCGAGGGCGAGCGCGTGGTCGCCCTCCGGGCCGACCTGGACGCCCTGCCCGTCCACGACCTGACCCCGGACCCGTGGGCCAGCACGGTCCCGGGCGTCGCCCACGCCTGCGGGCACGACGTGCACACCGCAGCGCTCGTCGGGGCCGCCCACGCCCTCGCCGAGGCGCACGGCCGCGGACAGCTCGCCGGCCGCGTGCGGCTGCTGTTCCAGCCGGCCGAGGAGGTGATGCCGGGCGGTGCCGTCCACCTCCTCAACCACGGGGCGTTGGACGAGGTCGAGCGGATCTTCGCGCTGCACGCCGAGCCCGCCGTCGACGTCGGCACGATCGGTGTCCGCACCGGCGCGATCACGAGCGCCGCCGACCGGATCGAGGTCCGGGTCGAGGGCACCGGCGGCCACACGTCACGTCCTCACCTCACCGGCGACCTGACCTTCGCCCTCGCCAAGATCACCAGCGAGCTGCCCGCCGTGCTGAGCCGCCGGATGGACCCGCGCGCCGGCGTCAGCGTCGTCTGGGGCATGCTCCGCGCCGGGTCCGCCCCCAACGTGATCCCCGACCAGGGCCTCGCCGCCGGCACCGTGCGGATCCTCGACTCCGTCGCCTGGGCCGGCGTCGAAGCCGTCGTGCGCGAGGCGGTGCTCGACATCGTCCGCCCCTACGGCGTCACCGCCGCGGTCGACTACCTCCAGGGCGTGCCGCCCGTCTTCAACGACACGACCAGCGCTCGCATCATCAACCGGTCGGTCGACGCGGTGCTCGGCACCCACCACCGCACCGAGGTGCCGCAGAGCCTGGGCGGCGAGGACTTCGGGTGGTACCTCTCGGGTGTCCCCGGCGCCATGTTCCGCCTCGGCACCCGGACGCCCGGCGGAGCGACCTACGACCTCCACCAGGGCGACCTCCGCGTCGACGAGCAGGCGGTCGGCGTTGGTGCCCGGGTCCTGGCCGCCGTCGCCGCCCGGACGCTGAACGGGTGA
- a CDS encoding ScyD/ScyE family protein: protein MSSSKSARRLVAAGVAALAALATTVAPDATASTSAPSDRDVLAHGLLSPLSVAVTNQGAIVYSANFAGELYLKKAGEPRKLLFRSKKGAEVGAVSVDRRGVWFVHGAALMRRTWKGEVRRVAGLGAHEQATNPDGEATYGAPSLSPECAAQWPTGPEAPPQEYDGIVESHPYGTATAGGPVYVADAAGNSILKVRRDGTVSTLAVLPAIPVEITQEFADSADLPDCAVGHSYRFEPVPTDVEIGPDGLLYVSSLPGGPEDGTVPGGVFTVDPANGNHTQIATDLVSATGLDVAANGDVFVSELFAGKITRIAAGGGAQSTFVRVPFPAAVELEGDFVYASVNVLSGLSGQPGDAPAGKVVRYTP from the coding sequence GTGTCCAGCTCCAAGTCCGCGCGACGGCTCGTCGCTGCAGGAGTCGCCGCCCTCGCGGCGCTCGCCACCACCGTCGCACCCGATGCGACGGCATCCACGTCCGCTCCCAGCGACAGGGACGTGCTCGCCCACGGCCTGCTCTCGCCGTTGAGCGTCGCCGTGACCAACCAGGGCGCCATCGTCTACAGCGCCAACTTCGCCGGCGAGCTGTACCTGAAGAAAGCCGGAGAGCCGCGGAAGCTGCTGTTCCGCTCGAAGAAGGGCGCCGAGGTCGGTGCTGTCTCCGTCGACCGCCGCGGCGTCTGGTTCGTCCACGGCGCGGCCCTGATGCGGCGTACCTGGAAGGGCGAGGTCCGCCGGGTCGCGGGTCTCGGCGCCCACGAGCAGGCCACCAACCCCGACGGGGAGGCCACCTACGGCGCCCCGAGCCTCTCCCCGGAGTGCGCCGCGCAGTGGCCGACCGGGCCGGAGGCGCCGCCGCAGGAGTACGACGGCATCGTCGAGTCCCACCCCTACGGCACCGCCACCGCCGGCGGACCGGTGTACGTCGCCGATGCGGCGGGCAACTCGATCCTGAAGGTGCGCCGCGACGGGACGGTCAGCACGCTCGCGGTGCTGCCCGCGATCCCGGTCGAGATCACCCAGGAGTTCGCCGATTCGGCCGACCTCCCTGACTGCGCGGTCGGTCACTCCTACAGGTTCGAACCGGTCCCGACCGACGTCGAGATCGGCCCCGACGGCCTTCTCTACGTCTCCAGCCTGCCCGGAGGACCTGAGGACGGCACGGTCCCGGGCGGTGTCTTCACGGTCGACCCGGCGAACGGCAACCACACGCAGATCGCGACCGATCTCGTGAGCGCGACCGGCCTCGACGTCGCAGCGAACGGCGACGTCTTCGTCTCGGAGCTCTTCGCCGGCAAGATCACCAGGATCGCCGCCGGCGGCGGAGCCCAGAGCACGTTCGTGCGGGTGCCGTTCCCGGCAGCCGTCGAGCTCGAGGGTGACTTCGTCTACGCATCGGTCAACGTGCTGTCCGGACTCTCCGGCCAGCCCGGTGACGCGCCGGCGGGCAAGGTCGTGCGCTACACCCCCTGA
- a CDS encoding lipase family protein, with amino-acid sequence MTGEYDVHGGAHGLEADMDDMDATGGAIRDTGTEVVGVAAASHRFLVDGNLLASAVLSPGTFASFEAEMVAALDGPSALSAHGVKMTAAGFFMQAQAKAYLAVDRAMEIADDVGDWAQGYTVPLQLAWRLSPAGLPGTVLDLAELADEGLFTNPEQWLVEHPDQLEELVASSPGFVALLGTLAPPWAQPLIGFPLDVEQASSTLAGLYSQELESLTALETYESESPSDIQGALQRLDDVAAHEDQFQIEEVDGVYNVYLPGTKAFDAPGLESGLVQNMGTNFAAVAGDDNAYQQAVLEALADVPPGAEINFIGHSQGGIVAARLAEAIANGETDVQGRVNAVLTAGSPVDHIELPEEVRMVSLVNEYDIVPRLDGEAYGDKSNHSTIVFEQQNGGTTPNHGLAEVYVTEAGDIVGSDDAAVVDALGGLGDFGGGGDSTVTTFQMERG; translated from the coding sequence GTGACCGGCGAGTACGACGTCCACGGCGGGGCGCACGGTCTCGAGGCAGACATGGACGACATGGACGCGACCGGCGGCGCCATCCGGGACACCGGCACGGAGGTCGTCGGCGTCGCTGCCGCGAGCCACCGGTTCCTCGTCGACGGCAACCTGCTGGCCAGCGCCGTGCTGTCGCCCGGCACGTTCGCGTCGTTCGAGGCGGAGATGGTGGCGGCCCTGGACGGCCCGAGCGCACTCTCGGCCCACGGCGTCAAGATGACCGCGGCCGGCTTCTTCATGCAGGCACAGGCGAAGGCATATCTCGCCGTGGACCGGGCGATGGAGATCGCGGACGACGTGGGGGACTGGGCACAGGGCTACACCGTGCCGCTCCAGCTCGCGTGGAGGCTCTCGCCCGCCGGCCTGCCCGGGACCGTCCTCGACCTCGCCGAGCTCGCCGACGAGGGGCTCTTCACGAACCCGGAGCAGTGGCTGGTCGAGCACCCCGACCAGCTGGAGGAGCTGGTCGCGAGCTCGCCCGGCTTCGTCGCCCTGTTGGGCACCCTGGCGCCGCCCTGGGCGCAACCCCTCATCGGGTTCCCCCTGGACGTCGAGCAGGCCTCGTCGACCCTCGCGGGGCTCTACAGCCAGGAGCTCGAGAGCCTCACGGCGCTCGAGACCTACGAGTCGGAGTCCCCCAGTGACATCCAGGGCGCGCTCCAGCGACTCGACGACGTCGCCGCCCACGAGGACCAGTTCCAGATCGAGGAGGTCGACGGCGTCTACAACGTCTACCTGCCGGGCACGAAGGCGTTCGACGCGCCGGGACTCGAGTCCGGGCTCGTGCAGAACATGGGCACCAACTTCGCGGCCGTGGCGGGCGACGACAACGCCTACCAGCAGGCGGTCCTCGAGGCGCTGGCGGACGTCCCGCCCGGTGCCGAGATCAACTTCATCGGCCACAGCCAGGGCGGTATCGTCGCCGCGCGCCTGGCAGAGGCGATCGCCAACGGCGAGACCGACGTCCAGGGGCGGGTCAACGCCGTCCTGACGGCCGGCTCGCCGGTCGACCACATCGAGCTCCCTGAGGAGGTCCGGATGGTGTCGCTGGTCAACGAGTACGACATCGTGCCGCGCCTCGACGGCGAGGCCTACGGCGACAAGAGCAACCACTCGACGATCGTGTTCGAGCAGCAGAACGGCGGCACGACCCCGAATCACGGGCTCGCGGAGGTCTACGTGACGGAGGCCGGTGACATCGTCGGCTCCGACGACGCCGCCGTCGTGGACGCCCTCGGAGGGCTCGGCGACTTCGGCGGTGGCGGAGACAGCACGGTGACGACCTTCCAGATGGAGCGCGGATGA
- the meaB gene encoding methylmalonyl Co-A mutase-associated GTPase MeaB: MGVDRLVEGIREGRRAQVSRAITLVESTSAKHRAQARDLLAALPQGDAVRVGISGVPGVGKSTFIESLGSRLTAEGHKVGVLAVDPSSIRTGGSVLGDKTRMARLSTDPDAFIRPSPSAGTLGGVARATVQAMAVLEAAGYDVILVETVGVGQSEVTVAGMVDTFLFLTLARTGDQLQGIKKGILEISDVIAVNKADGDREQEARGAARELAGALRLVRGHSDGGWAVPVVTCSGLNDVGVDDVWQQVMNHRSHLGADGLARKRAEQQLDFTWALVRDELDQRLRHSRGVKAVQAEVRAAVLAGDLTAPLAADRLIQAYDEDPPTT; the protein is encoded by the coding sequence ATGGGCGTCGACCGGCTGGTCGAGGGCATCCGCGAGGGTCGTCGGGCCCAGGTCTCGCGGGCGATCACGCTGGTCGAGTCGACCAGCGCGAAGCACCGCGCGCAGGCGCGCGACCTCCTCGCGGCGCTGCCGCAGGGCGACGCCGTGCGAGTCGGGATCTCGGGGGTGCCGGGCGTCGGGAAGTCGACGTTCATCGAGTCGCTCGGCAGCCGGTTGACCGCCGAGGGGCACAAGGTCGGCGTCCTGGCCGTCGACCCGTCCAGCATCCGCACCGGCGGCTCCGTCCTCGGCGACAAGACCCGGATGGCGCGGCTGTCGACCGACCCCGACGCGTTCATCCGGCCGTCGCCGTCCGCGGGCACGCTCGGCGGCGTCGCCCGCGCCACGGTGCAGGCGATGGCCGTGCTCGAGGCCGCGGGCTACGACGTGATCCTCGTGGAGACGGTCGGGGTCGGACAGTCCGAGGTGACGGTGGCGGGCATGGTCGACACCTTCCTGTTCCTCACTCTCGCCCGCACCGGCGACCAGCTCCAGGGCATCAAGAAGGGCATCCTCGAGATCTCCGACGTGATCGCCGTCAACAAGGCGGACGGCGACCGCGAGCAGGAGGCCAGGGGAGCCGCCAGGGAGCTGGCCGGAGCCCTTCGCCTGGTCCGTGGCCACTCGGACGGAGGGTGGGCGGTCCCTGTCGTCACCTGCTCGGGACTCAACGACGTCGGCGTCGACGACGTGTGGCAGCAGGTCATGAACCACCGCAGCCACCTCGGCGCCGACGGGCTGGCGAGGAAGCGGGCCGAGCAGCAGCTCGACTTCACCTGGGCGCTGGTGCGCGACGAGCTCGACCAGCGGCTGCGGCACTCGCGGGGGGTCAAGGCGGTGCAGGCCGAGGTGCGTGCGGCCGTCCTTGCCGGTGACCTGACCGCGCCGCTCGCCGCCGACCGGCTCATCCAGGCGTACGACGAGGATCCGCCCACCACCTAG
- the scpA gene encoding methylmalonyl-CoA mutase, giving the protein MSIPKSFAGLPLAGAKAAVEAPTGEGWHSPEGIEIKPSYGPSDVAALADDGSLDTWPGLSPFLRGPYPTMYTTQPWTIRQYAGFSTAEESNAFYRRNLAAGQKGLSVAFDLATHRGYDSDHPRVRGDVGMAGVAIDSIYDTRTLFDGIPLDEMSVSMTMNGAVLPVLALYIAAGEEQGVKPEQLSGTIQNDILKEFMVRNTYIYPPAPSMRIISDIFAFTSQRMPRFNSISISGYHMQEAGATADLELAYTLADGVEYIRAGLESGLTIDQFAPRLSFFWAIGMNFYMEVAKMRAARALWSRLVRQFDPQNPKSLSLRTHSQTSGWSLTAQDVFNNVGRTCIEAMAATQGHTQSLHTNALDEAIALPTDFSARIARNTQLLLQQESGTTYTIDPWAGSYYVEKLTHDLAERAWAHIEEAEAAGGMAAAIEQGIPKMRIEEAAARTQARIDSGAQKVIGVNTFRLPAEDPLEVLKVDNDDVYRQQIAKLERLRAERDQADVDAALEALTRSADSGDGNLLELAVDAARHKATVGEISDALEKVYGRHQAVIRTISGVYRDEAADSGDTLLSQVRAATDEFADAEGRRPRILVAKMGQDGHDRGQKVVVSAFADMGFDVDVGPLFSTPEEVAQQAIDADVHIVGVSSLAAGHLALLPALKEALAEHGREDIMVVIGGVIPPDDVPTLKEMGAAAVFLPGTVIAESALDLLAKLRDQLEH; this is encoded by the coding sequence GTGAGCATTCCGAAGAGCTTTGCCGGGCTGCCCCTCGCGGGCGCCAAGGCCGCGGTCGAGGCGCCGACCGGCGAGGGCTGGCACAGCCCGGAGGGCATCGAGATCAAGCCGTCGTACGGACCCTCAGATGTCGCCGCCCTCGCGGACGATGGATCCCTCGACACCTGGCCCGGCCTGAGCCCGTTCCTGCGCGGTCCTTACCCGACCATGTACACCACCCAGCCGTGGACGATCCGGCAGTACGCCGGCTTCTCCACCGCCGAGGAGTCCAATGCCTTCTACCGCCGCAACCTCGCGGCCGGCCAGAAGGGCCTGAGCGTCGCGTTCGACCTCGCCACCCACCGCGGCTACGACTCCGACCACCCGCGGGTGCGCGGTGACGTCGGCATGGCCGGCGTGGCGATCGACTCGATCTACGACACCCGGACGCTCTTCGACGGCATCCCGCTGGACGAGATGAGCGTCTCGATGACGATGAACGGCGCGGTGCTGCCGGTGCTCGCGCTCTACATCGCGGCGGGCGAGGAGCAGGGGGTGAAGCCGGAGCAGCTCTCGGGGACCATCCAGAACGACATCCTCAAGGAGTTCATGGTCCGCAACACCTACATCTACCCGCCGGCGCCGTCGATGCGGATCATCTCCGACATCTTCGCGTTCACCAGCCAGCGGATGCCGCGGTTCAACTCGATCTCGATCTCCGGCTACCACATGCAGGAGGCCGGGGCGACCGCCGACCTCGAGCTCGCCTACACCCTCGCCGACGGGGTGGAGTACATCCGCGCCGGCCTGGAGAGCGGCCTCACCATCGACCAGTTCGCGCCGCGGCTGTCCTTCTTCTGGGCGATCGGCATGAACTTCTACATGGAGGTCGCCAAGATGCGCGCGGCCCGCGCGCTGTGGAGCCGGCTGGTCCGGCAGTTCGACCCGCAGAACCCCAAGAGCCTCAGCCTGCGCACCCACAGCCAGACCTCCGGCTGGAGCCTCACCGCGCAGGACGTCTTCAACAACGTCGGTCGCACCTGCATCGAGGCGATGGCCGCGACCCAGGGGCACACCCAGTCGCTGCACACCAATGCGCTCGACGAGGCGATCGCGCTGCCGACCGACTTCTCGGCGCGGATCGCCCGCAACACCCAGCTGCTGCTCCAGCAGGAGAGCGGTACGACGTACACGATCGATCCCTGGGCGGGCTCGTACTACGTCGAGAAGCTGACCCACGACCTCGCCGAGCGGGCGTGGGCGCACATCGAGGAGGCCGAGGCCGCCGGTGGCATGGCCGCCGCGATCGAGCAGGGCATCCCGAAGATGCGGATCGAGGAGGCCGCCGCCCGCACCCAGGCGCGGATCGACTCCGGCGCGCAGAAGGTGATCGGCGTCAACACCTTCCGGCTGCCGGCGGAGGACCCGCTGGAGGTCCTGAAGGTCGACAACGACGACGTCTACCGCCAGCAGATCGCCAAGCTCGAGCGGCTGCGGGCCGAGCGGGACCAGGCGGACGTCGACGCGGCGCTCGAGGCCCTCACGCGCAGCGCCGACTCCGGCGACGGCAACCTGCTCGAGCTGGCGGTGGACGCCGCCCGCCACAAGGCGACGGTCGGCGAGATCTCCGACGCGCTCGAGAAGGTCTACGGCCGGCACCAGGCGGTGATCCGTACCATCTCCGGCGTGTACCGCGACGAGGCCGCCGACTCAGGAGACACCCTGCTCTCCCAGGTGCGCGCGGCGACCGACGAGTTCGCGGACGCCGAGGGTCGCCGCCCGCGCATCCTGGTCGCGAAGATGGGCCAGGACGGCCACGACCGCGGCCAGAAGGTCGTCGTGTCGGCCTTCGCCGACATGGGCTTCGACGTCGACGTAGGCCCGCTGTTCTCGACTCCGGAGGAGGTCGCCCAGCAGGCGATCGACGCCGACGTGCACATCGTCGGAGTCTCGTCGCTGGCCGCCGGCCACCTCGCGCTGCTCCCGGCGCTGAAGGAGGCGCTCGCGGAGCACGGCCGCGAGGACATCATGGTCGTGATTGGCGGCGTCATCCCGCCGGACGACGTACCGACGCTGAAGGAGATGGGCGCGGCCGCGGTGTTCCTGCCCGGCACGGTCATCGCCGAGTCGGCGCTCGACCTGCTGGCCAAGCTGCGCGACCAGCTCGAGCACTGA